CATGAGGAAGAACACCACAGTCGCGAGGCCTGCCGGCAGCTCGACGGCGAGCAGGGCAAGGTAGTCGAACGACAAAGCCCCGGTGACGCTGCTGTGATTGACGCTCAGCAAGACGAAGGCCGCAAGCAGGGTCACCGAGCCCATGAGCATCGACAGGACGTACTTCGTGGAGGCGTGGCTCCGCCCCGGTCCCGTGCCCCAGAGCTTGATCAGCACGAAGGTGGGGACGAGCATCAGCTCCCAGAAGACGAAGAAGAGCACGAGGTCCAAGGCCGTGAATACTCCGGTCGTAGCCACCGAGAACGTCAGGACCGAAATGAGATAGGCCTTCTCGCGGTGGGCCACGGTGAGCTGTGACTGGGCCACGGCTATGACGGCAAGCAAGGCGGTCAAGGGCAAGAAGGGCGCCGAGACGCCGTCGATCCCGAGGTGGAAGTTCGCGCCGATGGCACCGATCCAGGGCAGGCGCTCGGAGAACTGGAAGGTAGCCGTCGGCGCAGCTGAGAAGGCGGCGAAGATCCACACCGCCCCCGCCAACTGCACGAGCGCGCCGACGAGCGCGACCCGGCGGATGATCCACAGGTTTCGGAGCGGCATCAGCGCGATCGCCACCAAGAGAGGCCAGGCGAGCAACAGCGAAAGGACGGGGAGGCCGCCGGCGGCATCTTGGCTCATTAGCGGATGTCCATTTCGATGGCGCGGGAGGGTACCGCTTCGACGACGTCCTCGAGCCAAGTCAGCGGCGGGCGGATCGTCTGGACGAAGGGGCTGGTGGCGAGCCCGATCCAAAAGATCAAGGCGGCGAGCGTGGCGACAATGGCGAGCTCGCCCCGTGTGAGGTCGTAGATGCGCTCCGCGACCCTCTCGCGCCTGTCACCCATGAAGCCGCGGATGAAGTACGACAGCGAGTAGGCCGCCGTCAGGAAAAGTCCGAGGCCGGCGACGACGGCGATCCACCAGCTCCGCCGGTAGCCGCCAAGGATGACGAGATGTTCTCCGTTGAAGCCGTTGGTGCCCGGCAGGCCGACACCCGCCAGCACGATCACCAAGAAAGCCAAGGTCATGAGCGGCGCAGAGTGGACGAGCCCTCCAAGCGAGACGAGTTCTGGCTGGCCGATCCGGGCAGACAGGAATCCGGCTACGAAGAACAGCCCCGCTCCCACGATCCCCAAGTTGATCATCTGCAGCAGCCCCCCCTCGAAGCCGTCGAGGTTCAACGAAAACAGCCCGAGCATCACCACGCCCATGTGCGAGACGCTGGCAAACGCCAGCAGGCGCCGGAGGTTCGTCTGACCCAAGGCAAGAAAAGCCCCGTAGACCACGCTGACCGCGCCGAAAGCAACCATGGCCCACAGCGAGGCGTGCGCCGCGTCCGGGAACAAGGGGATGACGAAGCGCACAAACCCGTAGGTTCCCAACTTCACGCCGACGAGGAAGACGCTCAAGCCGACGACCGGCCCCTGTTCCAGCACCTTCGGCAACCAGGCGTGGAAGGGAAAGAGCGGCGCCTTGACCGCGAGCCCGAGCGCTATCAGCACGAACGGCCACCACTGGGCTGCCGGAGACAAGCCGGCCTCGAGCAGCCGACTCAGTTCGAACGAGATGCCTTGGCCCGTGGCAACGTCGTGGGCGCGGCCCACCAGCAAGATGCCCACCAGCATGAGCGCCGCGCCTGCCCCAACGAAACCGACAAAATGATGCGCCGCCTCGCGACGCCCTGGACCGGTCCCCCAGCGCGTGATGAGGAACCAACCCGGGATTAGCTCTGCGGCGAAGAAAGCCCAGAAGACCAAGAGGTCGAGCGCGACAAAGGCCCCCAACATGGTCGCCTGGAGGGCGAGGATCGCAGCGCAGTAACCACGCGCCGTCCCGGTGATCGGAGGGTCGCCGGGAGCCCTGACCGCGGGGATGTTGTGCTCCGCGTACGCGAGCACCATCAGCGTGAGGAGGGCGGTCAGCGGCAGGAACAAGATGCTGACGCCGTCGACTCCGACGTGCCAGGTGAGACCGGGCAGGAGGTGAAGCCGCTCGACGAACTGCATGCCAGGGGTTCCGGCGTCGAACGCCAGCGCCAGCGCAGTCGCAGCGGCAAACTCCAGCACCCCCGCGACGACGGCGACCCTTGTTGCAAAGCGGTCGTCCCGCAGCGCCAGCAGCGCAGCCGCTGCAAACAGCGGGAACAAGACGAGGAGGCTCAGGACAGGCAGCCCGACTTGATCCATGGCCAGCAGGTCGTTGGCCATCACCGCGCCAGCCACACGACGACGAGGCAAGAAAGTGCCAGGAGCGCGACCACGGCGGGCCTGCCGAGCAGCGTCTCGACCAGCAGGAGAACTTGGCGCAGCCGGTCGCCCACCTTCACGACTCGAGCCGGGCCGAGCTCGAACACCTGGCGTTCAAGCCCTTCGCTGAACGCGGCGAGCGCGGCCGTGAACCGCTCCAACACGGACTCGATGCCGCGCTGGAAAACCACGCGCTCGAGCCTCTCGCTGACCTTGGACATCGCATTGGTCAGCGCGCCGTAGAGGCCGCCGCCGTGAGCCGTGATCTCGCGCTCGACGCGTACAGTGGCGGAGCCGATCTTATCTATCAGACTGCCGGACGGCCGCCCTTGCGCGCCCTCGAGCTGGGGTGGCGCAGCACCGGATTCGCGCAGCCAGGCGAGCTCAGGACGCGGGGGCTCGGCGGTATCAGCGGCGGCGGCAGCGAGCCTCGCCTCCCAGCTCACTTCCCGAGCCGGGACTGCGGACGGGAGCGGCGGCCCCGTCAAGGAATCGAAGACGGCGCGGTCAAAGCGGTCTACGGCGGTCCCCGCCCGGATCACGGCCGCAGTCGCACGATCGGCCAAGTCGTCCAACCACATGCGGTTCGCGGCGGCGAAGTAGAGGCGACGCGCAAGAGCGCCACCGCTGCCCGCAGGTTGCTCGGCGCGGAAGCGGTCGAAGTACCGCGGAGTCACGATGCCGGAGACCGCCAGACAGATCAGAGCGGCCACCAGCAGGGCTGTGAACGCGGCAGGCGCTTGGAAGGCTGTCGTCGTCGAGGTGAGCGTCGGGGCAAGCAGCTCCACGAACCAGGAGCCGTCGAGCCCTCCCGGCTGCAGCCCCAGGGCGGCGCCCGCCGCCACCAGGACGACTGCTGTCGCCACGGCGATCGCCGTCCGCCGCCTGGCCCTCCTCTCGTCGTGAAAGGTCGCGCGCACCATCCGGCGAGCCGAGAACCAGAGCCCAAAGGCGGCCACGACTGCCAGCCCGCTGAGGATGGTCAGCCCTGGCACGAACTCCAGGGGCAGCTGCAACGGCCTCACCCACAGCGGAGCTGTCAGCAGCAACGTAGCAGCAAGCCCCACCAGCAGCGCAGGAACGCGGGCGGTGTCGGCCGGCCGAGCTACTGCCGTGGGATCGGGCCCCCCGTGCAGGTGATGGAGGATCGACGGCGCCGTGAGGAACAAGTTCGTCTTGTAAAACGCGTGCGCCACCAGGTGGAACACCGCGATCGGGTAGAGCCCGAGCCCGCACAGCAGCAACATGAAGCCGAGGTGGGCGTTGGTCGAAGCAGCGAGCATCCCCTTGATGTCGGTCTGGGCAAGGCCGACCAGCTGTCCGTAGAGCGCGGTCACGGCCCCGATCACCCCGACCGCCACCAAAGCGATGGGCGCCTGCTCGTACAGCGGCGCACTTCGCACCACCAGATAGACGCCGGCCGTGACCATGGTTGCCCCGTGGATGAGTGCGCTGGACGGCGTCGGACCCTCCATGGCCCGCGCCAGCCACCCACCCAGCGGGACTTGGGCCGACTTGCCGGTAGCACCGATCAAGAAGCACAGGCCCACGGCCGTCGCCGTCGCTGCCGGCAGCGGCGATGCCAGCACCACCGAGAAGCTCAGCACCTGATAGTGGACTGCGAGCAGGAAGATCCCCGCGAGCAACCCCGCGTCGCCGATGCGGTTCAGAATGAACGCTCTGGTGCCGGCATCGACCGCCGAGTTGCGATCGCGGTAGAAGGCGATCAGCAAGTAGGAGCAGGCTCCGACGACTTCCCAGGCCACGAAGAGCAGGAGATAGTTCTCGGCGAGAACGAGCAACAGCATCGCGCCGACAAAGAGCGGCAAGATGGTGAAGTAGCGCCCGACGCCGACTTCGTTGTGAAGGTAGTTGACGGAGAAGCGGGCGACGAGCCAGCTCAGTCCGGCAACGGTGAGCGCCATCACCGCGGAGAGCGGATCGAGGAGCAAGCCGAGGTCGACCTGGAGCGAGCCGGTCTGCAGCCAAGTCCCCAAGACGACGAGCCGGGGCGCGGGATCGGCGAAGGTGACGACGGCCGCGACCGTGGCCGCTGCGGCCGACAGCCCCACCCCCCAGACCGCAACACGCGCGAGGAGCCGTGCTCCCAGCAGCCGGCCGCCCGACACGCGATCGGCGGTCGCTAGTGCGGCGGCGGCAAGGGGCAAGCCCGGAATCGCCATGACGAGCAGTTCGAACGCCGTCATCGCAGTCTCTCGGCTCCGATGCGCGCGGGCGGTAGAAACGTCGTGCGGCCCCCGTAGTACTCAAAGGAGTTCGCCACGACAAGGAGTTCCGCCGGCTCTCCCGCCCAGGCCTCGAAACCGCGCCCAGGGACGAACACGTGGAAGCGGCCGTCGGCGGGATCGACGGCTACGAGATGCACCCATTCGTTGTCGAGCAGTTGGGCGATCCCGGGTTGCGAAGCATGGATTTGTCCCAGCACCGCCAACGGCGACTCGACGATTAGGAGCAGGCGCATGGCTTCGTGCAGTTCGACCATCTGCTTCGGCAAACCGGTGCGAAGGTCGCTCGCCGCTCCCTCCATGACTCCGAGCAAGCCGGTGACGTTGTGCGGCACCTTCGTGTCGCATCCGAAGCGGCGATTGTCGACCGTCGAGAAGTAGTACTCGAGGTTGATGCCCGCCCCCACCGGCCCCATCGCGAGGAGGATGCGCTGCACGATCGATCCGTCGGGGTCGCCGGCGGGATCGTAGGAGATGACGAAGGTACGGCGGTCGAGAAACAGTCCTTGTGTGAGGGCGCGACGGCCGACGACGGCCACCGCGTTCGTGCAGTGCCCCCATTCAGGGCGCACCTGCGACAAGTCGCGCGCACGACCCTCAACGTGTCTGACGGAGCGGCTCAGCGACGATGTCTTGGGAGCGGAGTCGAAGCGCCTGCACCGTTCCCGGGCCGACAGGGCGCGGGCCTCGTCGAGGTTCGTGCGCAGCGCCTGCCACTCGTCACGGTGTGTCTCTGGAATGTCTTGGGTGTCGAAGAAGCGGTTCCGGTCGCTGGCGGTGTTGTGCACCCCGCCGACGAAGTGGGTGTCGTTGGGGATGTCGATGCCGCGCCGCGAGAGTTCCTCGCGCACCGCTGGCCGGTTGGCCACGGCGGCGAACGCACGCGCGTTGGGCGCTCCGTGCTTGCCCCCGCAGGCCCCGCAGTCGTGCGCGGACTCGTGGGGGTTATTGAGCGAGGACGAGCCATGGCCGACGAACACGACCAAGCGAGCGAAGTGGTGGGTAAGCCCGATGTTGCGCAGCTGCGTTTCGATCCGCGTTGCCTGTTCCATCAGCGTGAAACCGAGCCTGGGATGCTGCTCCGCAGCTACCGTCAGCTGGGTGGCCGGGCTTGGAATGGCCCACTTGTCGAGGCGTTCCGTGAGCTCGCTCCAATGCCATGGCGCGAGCACCTGGCCGGCGAGCGGAAGTGACTGGACCAGTCCCACGAGTTGGGTGAGGAACAGACCGGAGACCGCATTGCGCTTGAGTTCCCAGTAGGTGTTCTCTGAGGTCTCGCGCCACAAGCGGCGGTTGTGCCTCGCCTCGCCGGCAGCAAGGGCAGCCTCGTCCTCGCGCGGCACTTCCTTGACGCGGTTCGTGGGGACGACGCCCGCAGGGCAGAGCGGGACGCCGTTGTGGTCGTCGAGACCAGTAAAGGCCATCGCCATGTTGAAGAAGCCGCCCGCGCCGAAGGTCTCGTGCTCGGGATCGAGCTCGTCAAAGGCCCTGTGCATGGACTCCTCGCGCTCATCGATGCAGAAGACGACCTGAGCCTTCGGCCGCCGGTCGCGAACCTGCCAGCGGCCCAGGCCACGGTTGGCTGCCAGTGCAGCGAGGATCTCGTCACGGTAGTGGCGCTCGAAGGCCGCCAGCCACAGCGGGCGATGCGCCTGCTCGGGCCAGGAATCGAGGACGGCGAGGAGGCGGTCCCTGGTCGCTGGCGACAGCAGCCGGATCTCGCCCGCCGACCAGCCCGCGAGCTGCGCGAGGCGGAACAGCCGCCACGCCTTGTCGGCCACTTCACGGTTCGCGGCCGCTTCAAGGTGCTGGCTCCAGATCCACGCCTGCTGAGCCAGTGTCTCCCATTGGTCGCTCAGTCCACGTTTGCGCTCGAGGTCGTGCGCTTCATGCGCCAAGATAGCCGGCAAGAGGCCGCGATGAAGCTCGCTGCGGACGTAGTACTCGAACGCAGCCGGGCGCAGCCGTGCGGCGACGGTGCCGACGTGGGGGTCGGCGACGCCCAGAGCTTGCTGACAGCCCTGGCGCACCACCGCCAGCTCGACCGTGAGCCTGACGGCCAGATATTGGAGGAGATCGGTGGGACGACCCTGCTGCGGGGCGAAGGCGGGGTTGGAGGCCCACCAGTTCATCATTCCGGCCCAACCGGCCAGCTTGGTCAGGATGCGCCCGAGATAGACGTAGTGGTCCTGCGGCTCGACGCCGAGGCGCTCGAGCTGGAGCATGACTGTCTCGGCAGGATCG
This window of the Deinococcota bacterium genome carries:
- a CDS encoding NADH-quinone oxidoreductase subunit M is translated as MANDLLAMDQVGLPVLSLLVLFPLFAAAALLALRDDRFATRVAVVAGVLEFAAATALALAFDAGTPGMQFVERLHLLPGLTWHVGVDGVSILFLPLTALLTLMVLAYAEHNIPAVRAPGDPPITGTARGYCAAILALQATMLGAFVALDLLVFWAFFAAELIPGWFLITRWGTGPGRREAAHHFVGFVGAGAALMLVGILLVGRAHDVATGQGISFELSRLLEAGLSPAAQWWPFVLIALGLAVKAPLFPFHAWLPKVLEQGPVVGLSVFLVGVKLGTYGFVRFVIPLFPDAAHASLWAMVAFGAVSVVYGAFLALGQTNLRRLLAFASVSHMGVVMLGLFSLNLDGFEGGLLQMINLGIVGAGLFFVAGFLSARIGQPELVSLGGLVHSAPLMTLAFLVIVLAGVGLPGTNGFNGEHLVILGGYRRSWWIAVVAGLGLFLTAAYSLSYFIRGFMGDRRERVAERIYDLTRGELAIVATLAALIFWIGLATSPFVQTIRPPLTWLEDVVEAVPSRAIEMDIR
- a CDS encoding DUF2309 domain-containing protein, with protein sequence MSEPGVHERLSPREQLTEVVAHLGHLLPGQGPIDTFVHHNTLHGLQHLPFDEAVAEAEAFFGAQGYLPVTVMRAHYRTGRISDADLDVVLAESPKFAAGEVVGTVGGSAVTTKDIGRLHLLHGVNALDPATLRFLVFEREATRRWVDDLPLTVESLALAKAGQELAASADRVGRELTLGAWLGELLGLDIAAAVNAEASQDLVDGRTPDKSVTALLGRLGVPEARTSGYLGLVDLALGGLLAADRDRARRVWLAAEARLVERVARRQLELPGRLDALERGLRADLEAYAVTALWTACVASFGLADPLSPTDPRTLELRDPDASIDRLGEHFGALRSSEGFDVPLEPDERAEVESALLAELEQLRAQVAADPARAQDAELREAASAAWFALNELGESYGRTGFEALQALARLRPGGAVAAAARRVAPRDPGEAVRAHAQAVLASDLSRFGRDLTHADLLARLTGADVTTLVNRYMIRLCAAFLDLGQAAWRAPDRPLGFYGAWRSSVQHDPTLAIAGVRGWRAELAELPDDPAETVMLQLERLGVEPQDHYVYLGRILTKLAGWAGMMNWWASNPAFAPQQGRPTDLLQYLAVRLTVELAVVRQGCQQALGVADPHVGTVAARLRPAAFEYYVRSELHRGLLPAILAHEAHDLERKRGLSDQWETLAQQAWIWSQHLEAAANREVADKAWRLFRLAQLAGWSAGEIRLLSPATRDRLLAVLDSWPEQAHRPLWLAAFERHYRDEILAALAANRGLGRWQVRDRRPKAQVVFCIDEREESMHRAFDELDPEHETFGAGGFFNMAMAFTGLDDHNGVPLCPAGVVPTNRVKEVPREDEAALAAGEARHNRRLWRETSENTYWELKRNAVSGLFLTQLVGLVQSLPLAGQVLAPWHWSELTERLDKWAIPSPATQLTVAAEQHPRLGFTLMEQATRIETQLRNIGLTHHFARLVVFVGHGSSSLNNPHESAHDCGACGGKHGAPNARAFAAVANRPAVREELSRRGIDIPNDTHFVGGVHNTASDRNRFFDTQDIPETHRDEWQALRTNLDEARALSARERCRRFDSAPKTSSLSRSVRHVEGRARDLSQVRPEWGHCTNAVAVVGRRALTQGLFLDRRTFVISYDPAGDPDGSIVQRILLAMGPVGAGINLEYYFSTVDNRRFGCDTKVPHNVTGLLGVMEGAASDLRTGLPKQMVELHEAMRLLLIVESPLAVLGQIHASQPGIAQLLDNEWVHLVAVDPADGRFHVFVPGRGFEAWAGEPAELLVVANSFEYYGGRTTFLPPARIGAERLR